DNA sequence from the Vicia villosa cultivar HV-30 ecotype Madison, WI linkage group LG3, Vvil1.0, whole genome shotgun sequence genome:
aggttgagttTCATCTGTTCTTTCCAAGAAATTATTAATCACAGATGGAGAGAATGAGACACAGTTACCTCTCACAAACACTTTCCTGAAGTCCACACTCCTGTTGTTGCCACAATCTTCAGATAGGTTCACCACAAGTTCTTTGACCAGCTTCTCATAACATTTGGGAAGATTGCAAACTGTTTTTAGCAGTCCAGCTTCTTGAATCAGCTCTAAGACTTCCTTGTTCTCAAGAGCATTTGGAGCCAATTCTCTTTCAACAGCCAATCTCTTTTGGAGAACATACTTCCATCTACTGGCACTAGAGGCATAGTGGAAAGACACATTATCAATGGGAACTTCAGGAATACTAGAAACAAGTTTTCCGGTTGTAGGCTTCTTCCTCGATGGAATGTCAGGGACATTCACTTCAACATCAGATTCAGGTTCAAAAATTTccctttcctttcttttctttggagTGACCTTGCTCCAAGATTTTGATGGACCAACCCCTTTACTCTTGGTTACAACTTTGCTCTTGACAGGGCCTGCAGAAGTACTCTTCTACCTGACAGCGTCTTTGGCAGGGTTATTCACTTGAGTGCTCCTTTTAGGAGATCCTTGGACAACAACTTTGCCTTTTCTTCTTGTCATTAGCCTGTTGGCTACACTAAGCTTCAAGGAGGTAAGTAATTCATCGTCAGAGTACTCATCTAAGTCTACCACATTAGTATCAGTTTCAGTCTTGGCCTTAGGGTGCTTATTATTGTCGATGTCATTGACATCCCTGGTAAAATTGGTATTCTTAGCAAACCCTTGTTCATCCTTGTTGATTTCTAGGTCACTATCAACGGTGTGAACAACCTCAGCCTTACTAGTGTTTTTGAGGAGATCAGCCATTATGGTTTGAAGAGGAATAGATATTCCAGACACTTGATGATTCTCCTTCAGAATGCGAGTAACATCCTGGTAATTGCGCTATCGACATATTTGGatccttctttagtaagttcctcCATGGTAGCAGATGCAGAGGGTTTGGTACCCTTGTTGTGAATACCCTCCTTGGGCCGTTTTGCATGAGTCGTTTTAAGATTTGTGGCCTTTACTTCATCACTGCTAATCGTCCTTAAGGGGACAACCTTAAGAATCCTATtagggttagaggactcttcctGTGTTGCCGAGTCTGAAACGGGAGATTCATCACTCGATTGCTGAGACATTCTGAAACTTTGAGAGCCAGAACTTGTTTCACGCCTGTGAGAACAATTGGAGTAGTTCAACCTAAGAGAGTAGCTAGCAGAACTAATAGGAAATTTTGTCGTTTTTAAAAAACTAGGAGATCGAGGGAGCTTTAAATGCACATTGAGTGAGGGAAATTTCAAACCAAGGATTTTTACAAAGCCCAAAAAGTATTCCCTAACGTGGGTTAATTGCTATAATATGTTTTGGTAGTAGATACCCAACATACCCTTTTCTTTCTCAATGTCTTTAGATGTTGTTGCAACATTCTCTGTGACATTGCTTTCAGATAGTCTTTTAGGATCGTTGCTCACATTTTACTTTTCCAGTTTTCTTTCCCGATCTGTAATGTCCATCACAAGGCTTACTCTTTCTTCTAGCAGAAATCTATTGATACTTCTGTACTCCCTTACTTTTGCACACAGTTTCTCATTCATTAAAGAGGTCTCATTAAAACCAGTAGACAGTTCACTTATGGTGAGATCTCCAACATAggattcttcatcagattcatcGGACTCATCAGATTCATCAGATTCGTGACGGTAAACTTTTAATTCTTCTTTGATTATGGAGTAGTCATAGGAGTGGATAGGTGTGTCAGGCTTCCATAGATAGCAATTATCCTTAGACCtaaatcccttcatgacttcctcaTTTGCTTCATTAGTGATGATGCACTCTTCTTTGGCGAACCTGACATTAAATCCTTCATCACACACCtgactgatgcttataaggtttgCAGTCAGTCCTTGTACAAGTAGAACATTGTTTAGATTAGGGATACCCACCCCTTCTATCTTCCCAACACCTTcgacttctcttatttctccatcacccaGAGTTACATAGTTGTTTCCTTCCAATTTGAGATCTACTAGAGAGTTCTTCCTCCCGGTCATAtgatttgaacaaccactatcaaggtaccaatcttcttttgcTGGCATccttagagaagtgtgtgctaccagagcaacattcttagctgCCCATCGTTGCTTTCTGTTGTAGGTGTTAAATTCAGGTTTGTCTAGATGAGTGTGATCTGGATATCCAATTAGTCTGAAGAAGAACggttttatgtgaccaaatctccCACAATGATGACACttccatttttggaatttcttctttgaatgCCTCCTTCTTCTATTGTCTTGAAGTTGTGACATTGGTGCTGACATCTGGTCGGTCACACAGGTCTCGGACTCTGCTCTCCTGAATCCAAAGATGAGTTCCTCTTTAACCACAAATCCCACTCCAGACATGTCTCCTcttctttgtccagattctagaatttcttctagagtatcaagtccattgttcaacattttgaatgacttggtcatttgatcaagtttgtggttcaacatgcttacttcactactgagggagtctatggttgcaagatgtttattcttctcagtttctagctctcttatgattatctcttgcttctccacttgtttggagacttcagcattcttcatagacaacttcttgtatgaggcagctagttcatcaaaggttagctcatcatcactggaatcatcatcagattcatagattcATGTTGAAACTGTGACATGTCTTGCAGTTTCTTCTTCCGAATCtgagtcttcatcagaccaagtaacagtcagtcctttcttttgctccttgtggtaggtaggacattcagctcttatGTGTctgaatccttcacatccatgacagtGAACCCCTTTCCATAGAttgggcttctcctcagctttgaaTCTTTTTCTTGAGTCATAGGTCTGCTTGATGTCACTGGAAGTGTTCTTaacattgggtctggacttctgatcaactcttttaataagtctgttgaattgttttccaagcatggctatggtgtctgataaattctcatcacttcCACCGTTACTCTCTTTTGAATTATCACCTGCGTTGGTGAAAAAAgcaatgcttttgttcttcttttcaaccgactcacagatgcttgactcaaaggtttgtagagaaccaataagttcgtccagcttcatgttgctaatgtcttgagcttcctctatggcagttaccttcatatcaaatcgcttaggcaatgatctgaggatcttccttaccagtttttcttccgtcattttttctcctaaggttgctgagttgtttgaaatctctCGAACATTCATgtagaattcataaatggtttcatcctctttcatcttgagattttcaaacttagtggtaagaatttgaagtctcgacatttTTACCTTGGACGTGCCTTCATGTGTTGTTCTGAggatatcccaagcttctttagccagctcacagtgttgtgcaagtctgaatatgttcttctcaataccattgaacagtgcacttagggccttggaatttcccaaagctaactcttcttcagatttgctccactaagtttcaggaattagaatagaggttccatcttccataattTTCTTAGGATGTTTCCATCTGCTTTCAACAGCTCTCCATGCCTTAATGTCTACTAACTTAAtaactgctaccatacgaggtttccaatagtcatagttagagccatcgaggataggtggtctgtttccaaacactaacatatccttctccatagtaccagaattttgttatccatagatctcacccagatgtaaacaggcagggtgcctgctctgatgccaatttaaAATTCTAgcaacacacgctcgatgtcaaactggatgttatgacatccacaattacgcagcacagacagtaataacagaacaacataaaaacaataaagaacacacagaattgtttacccagttcggttcaaacaacctactccgggggctaccaagccagggatgaagtccactattagtagtatcaatttaaAGCTAAAcacccccgtttacaacttctcacttaatcactaccgaatgacccttctacctaggttctccctagatatggaatatctccattccactccccctcaatcacaacagtgattacacataaacaattaacaattatagatagaagacactcttcaaaaacactccttgatctgcttaaaagcttcaatcaagagacacacacactcgtgcttaaaatccTAGAGTGACATTACAGAAACACAAacttattccaacgcaatcatcaaggacaattgcttggatcacacgagacagttacagaacaacagttcttcacaCATAAAATCTTCTGTCTGTgttccaaaataggattgcagtccatttatatgcagtcttgggccctGGGCTTgttaagaaacacattagggttaaccaagttaacctaattcacacgccatctgtctgttacacaatgtgctgtcagcaggatcttctagacgaaatattcagcactcaATAAgaagtttcctaaactgataattgggataaatcaggaaacacatttaataaataataacagctcctgctgtcacacacggacGTCATGACATCAATCATGACATTTActaaaaacctgtattagcttcacacatatgcaacctgcatactacaatatcaaccaggtatATTTTACCATTAATACAACcgacatgaaaacaccttcaggAAGCATATGGGTACCTTATTCGGATAAGGTGGTAGTCGAGTGTCAGATAAACCCGCCAGGTACCGCTCTTAGATGACGTCCTGGCTTCTTAATTGGTTGGTAGGCATTAGTCAGTTGGCATGAATAGGTTGCGTACTAGGGCATGTGAGGGGTCACAAACTAGGCCCGGGTATAACGCCTGACTGTTACATGTTTCTCGACTATAACTGATGATTGAATGCATCATTCATGACTTTACATTAAAGATGCAGTAAAACGTTTGTAACGATGGAAGTCCAAAAGACAAATCTTTAGTGAGGTTTTAAGGACTAAATCGAGGTTTTAAAAGGGGATCCCACTAGAGGGCTAAGCAAGACATTTCTCTTGGAACAAAGTTTACAATACAGTGCTTCCAAATCCCCTAAGCCATTCATAACAACATCGTGCTACAAGGCTTCCCTTACCTCTAAGGGCAAGCTCAAACTTAACTAAGTTTTTACGCAAGAACATTGGCGCCCACTATGGGGTCTAGGTAAAATTTATCTCAGGCCACACTCATTAATCTTAGAATGACCTCAGAGGGCGATCCTCTAGACATggccctgttagaacaagaattgttctgatcaatattctgtgttttgatgataacattatatataaattttgtataagataatatgGAAc
Encoded proteins:
- the LOC131659118 gene encoding uncharacterized protein LOC131659118, encoding MADLLKNTSKAEVVHTVDSDLEINKDEQGFAKNTNFTRDVNDIDNNKHPKAKTETDTNVVDLDEYSDDELLTSLKLSVANRLMTRRKGKVVVQGSPKRSTQVNNPAKDAVSKVTPKKRKEREIFEPESDVEVNVPDIPSRKKPTTGKLVSSIPEVPIDNVSFHYASSASRWKYVLQKRLAVERELAPNALENKEVLELIQEAGLLKTVCNLPKCYEKLVKELVVNLSEDCGNNRSVDFRKVFVRGNCVSFSPSVINNFLERTDETQPELEVTDNKVCQVITSKQVNSWPLKEKLTASKLSIKYAMLHKIGAANWVPINHKSTISTVLGRFIYDVGTKAKFDYGAYIFDQTMKHARSFSIKGPIAFPSLLFGIILDQYPNILNEHDVVSKRESPLAFHYKLFQGKHVPDIVMTSAETSKSGASVRKA